The Lactuca sativa cultivar Salinas chromosome 2, Lsat_Salinas_v11, whole genome shotgun sequence genome includes a window with the following:
- the LOC111883757 gene encoding transcription elongation factor TFIIS, whose product MEAELKELFEAAKKAADAAAVDGAGADSSPEEDRCIDALKALKKFPVNYQVLVSTQVGKRLRQLTKHPRKKIQSLAAEMVEIWKNIIVEETLKNKKNGSSDIIKSENGAEASNKKIQKSNSIKIENVSKTESIKIEKHVHSSTQDKKVNILKVEKQEHTVSVTKEENKRPKPNNVMAPPKLTSLVYCKDPVRDKIRELLSEALCKVSGEVEDELRDEVEASDPHRVAVSVESAMFEKWGRSNGAQKFKYRSIMFNIKDPKNPDFRRKVLLGHVKPERILELTPEEMASTERQMENVKIKEKALMECERGAPPKATTDQFRCGRCGKRKCTYYQLQTRSADEPMTTFVTCVNCDNHWKFC is encoded by the exons ATGGAGGCGGAGCTGAAAGAGCTATTCGAGGCGGCCAAGAAAGCGGCAGACGCTGCGGCTGTTGACGGCGCTGGTGCAGATTCTTCTCCGGAGGAAGATCGTTGTATAGACGCCTTGAAAGCCCTTAAAAAATTCCCTGTTAACTATCAAGTTCTCGTTTCCACGCAG GTGGGGAAGCGGCTTCGCCAACTAACAAAACACCCCAGAAAGAAGATTCAGTCGTTAGCTGCTGAAATGGTTGAGATATGGAAAAACATAATCGTTGAAGAAACATTAAAGAACAAGAAGAACGGAAGTTCAGACATCATAAAATCTGAAAATGGAGCAGAGGCTTCCAACAAGAAAATCCAGAAATCAAACTCCATCAAGATCGAGAACGTCTCAAAGACTGAAAGTATCAAGATTGAGAAACATGTTCATAGCAGCACACAAGACAAAAAAGTCAACATTCTCAAGGTTGAAAAGCAAGAACACACTGTCAGTGTCACCAAAGAAGAAAACAAACGACCAAAACCAAATAATGTCATGGCCCCACCAAAACTAACTTCCCTTGTTTACTGCAAGGATCCTGTAAGAGACAAAATCCGTGAGCTTCTTTCAGAGGCATTATGCAAAGTTTCTGGTGAAGTTGAAGATGAATTAAGAGATGAAGTGGAAGCTTCAGATCCTCACAGAGTCGCTGTGTCAGTGGAGTCTGCAATGTTTGAAAAATGGGGGAGATCAAATGGGGCACAAAAGTTCAAATACAGATCGATCATGTTCAATATTAAAGATCCTAAAAACCCTGATTTCAGAAGGAAAGTGTTGCTTGGGCATGTGAAACCAGAAAGGATTCTTGAATTGACACCTGAAGAGATGGCGAGCACTGAAAGACAAATGGAGAATGTGAAAATAAAAGAGAAAGCTTTAATGGAGTGTGAACGTGGGGCCCCACCAAAAGCCACTACGGATCAGTTCAGATGTGGGAGATGTGGGAAACGGAAGTGCACTTATTACCAGTTGCAGACTCGGAGTGCTGATGAACCCATGACCACTTTTGTCACCTGTGTAAACTGCGATAATCACTGGAAGTTCTGTTAA
- the LOC111883739 gene encoding uncharacterized protein LOC111883739 has product MGRRKQTQPRRAQATVGNNGVSKEDFCNPDTSPALKTEHSGNNNPFYIEVDRDNWVSKEHYDISEVILTNLNVSEECYDRKYEDQNFINEEKYNFRFRLNGVIKPLHIPVLSTSDIYLEFIEKRVDMEAHVMVTGNFDGPSEGVSGLVHLVSMKFLTLRPTTGLTFSGNLSSIRLRVEIQKCTFEGSESFFGTTRQIWKKSMMNVMAWLRPEVTTSEARYGYKVPEDMEIGLQLNENTKGSRFDVSGFYEAIKPSKDNPMLMDDLPDLLPELRPYQRRAAFWMVEREKGTFRHLRESQQSQSVSPLCVPVDLVDSCFKIYYNSFNGSVSMNLENCSSYVVGGILADEMGLGKTIELLACIFAHRKSDIDADDIRNKTIQVAGEQKSNIKRMKKERVECVCGAVSESSKYKGLWVQCDVCDAWQHADCVGYQYKETNSEPIKDSESLNGDSRKRKSYKGSKVVICDGAHICPFCLELSQATGSPVPTGATLVVCPAPILPQWHAEITRHTSPGSLKVVVYEGVKPSSLYNNTTSVTKIDELINADIVLTTYDVLKQDLSHDSERNIGDRRLLRYQKKYPVIPTFLTRIFWWRICLDEAQMVESNAAAATEMAMRLPCMHRWCVTGTPIQRKLDDLFGLLRFLKATPYDVFKWWVDVIRNPYEMGDAGAVEYTHNLFKQIMWRSSKSHVAEELHLPPQEECLTWLSLTPIEEHFYQRQHETCLTYAREVIQSFKSSIPEEEASGNDSSDSFLTHVEAAKLLNSLLKLRQACCHPQVGSSGVRSLQQSPMTMEEILMVLVGKTKVEGEEALRKLVVALNGLAGIAIIKQDFPQAISLYKEALELAEEHSEDFRVDPLLNIHIHYNLAEILPLTTNSIQKFNSGEQNPGSCEGNMCKTCDEDRPFSLSSCTSYQSLQITCNNLKQKFLSVFNSRLSMAQLEFRKSYDLVSNGLKDRRHQHTAWWAEALQYIEQNKDSSTDFIRKIGDAVSETLNTSRTSRLASRFQSITALKYHIQSGLEKLEDSRRTLLDRLLEVDQSMENPSIEDVERVRYCPKCQVNGEGLICVHCELDELFQAYEARLFRFNKGHGGGVISSADEAVDLRKKVSALNRFYWTLSQPDKAPPPSSNEDEGKKRDVGEKVMVSKSPSELEVVLGVIKSYSKAQLGKEAMSAARKHLSLLEGMRKEYGHARSLALAQAQVLNAHDEISMATSRLRLRENEDDKSIDALSLEELETANVENSSEKFVALSSLLRVKGQLRYLKGLVQSKQTVDDPSHEVMMNSNTNLVKEGLGDDMCPVCQDKITTQKMVFQCGHLTCCKCFIGMSERGMSQADKKWMMCPTCRQPTEYGNVAFVDDEQKPPDVSVTAFKTSEASVTVNGSYSTKILAVTRRILCIGSTNPTDKILVFSSWNDVLDVLEHAFTANDISFIRMKGGRKSQVAISEFKGEKVDVKDGVNKKMKMKMKQRERNSIQVMLLLIQHGANGLNLLEAQHVILVEPLLNPAAEAQAISRVHRIGQTKKTLVHRFIVKDTVEESLYKLNKSRDGGSFISGNKRNQDQPVFTLKDVESLFKVSPSTIQQQKNQDNKDSDLMHLPPGVAAAIAAERRLMDQTKQVDEAGRGPS; this is encoded by the exons ATGGGTAGAAGAAAGCAAACACAGCCTCGTAGGGCACAGGCTACTGTTGGCAACAATGGTGTTTCTAAAGAGGATTTTTGCAATCCAGACACATCCCCTGCTTTAAAAACCGAGCATTCTGGTAACAACAATCCGTTTTACATTGAAGTCGATAGAGATAACTGGGTGTCGAAAGAGCATTATGACATCTCAGAAGTGATTCTGACAAATTTGAATGTAAGTGAAGAGTGTTATGATAGAAAATACGAGGATCAAAATTTTATCAATGAAGAAAAGTATAACTTTAGGTTTCGGTTGAACGGTGTAATAAAACCATTGCATATCCCTGTCTTATCTACTTCTGATATCTATCTGGAATTCATTGAGAAGCGAGTGGACATGGAAGCACATGTGATGGTAACAGGAAATTTTGATGGGCCTAGTGAAGGTGTTTCAGGGCTTGTTCACTTGGTTAGTATGAAGTTTTTGACTTTGAGGCCTACTACAGGGTTGACTTTTTCAGGGAATTTGTCATCTATTAGATTAAGAGTAGAGATACAAAAGTGTACATTTGAGGGTTCTGAGTCATTTTTTGGGACTACAAGGCAGATATGGAAGAAGAGTATGATGAATGTCATGGCTTGGCTACGCCCTGAAGTAACTACCTCAGAGGCTAGATATGGATATAAGGTACCTGAAGACATGGAGATTGGCCTACAACTAAATGAAAATACGAAAGGATCCAGGTTTGATGTATCTGGTTTTTATGAAGCAATAAAACCCTCAAA GGATAACCCGATGCTAATGGATGACTTGCCTGACTTGCTCCCTGAGCTTAGACCATATCAAAGGCGTGCAGCTTTCTGGATGGTTGAACGAGAGAAAGGAACTTTCAGACATCTGAgagaaagtcaacaaagtcaatctGTTTCACCCCTATGTGTCCCTGTGGATTTAGTTGATTCCTGctttaaaatatattacaattCATTTAACGGAAGTGTTTCAATGAATCTTGAGAACTGTTCATCTTATGTTGTTGGTGGTATTCTTGCAG ATGAAATGGGTCTAGGAAAAACCATTGAGCTGCTTGCTTGTATATTTGCACATAGAAAATCGGACATAGATGCTGATGATATAAGAAACAAGACAATACAAGTTGCTGGAGAGCAGAAATCTAACATCAAAAGAATGAAGAAAGAACGTGTTGAATGTGTATGTGGGGCTGTAAGTGAAAGCTCAAAGTATAAAGGTTTATGGGTACAATGTGATGTCTGTGATGCTTGGCAACATGCAGATTGTGTAGGCTATCAATATAAAGAAACAAATTCAGAACCAATAAAAGATTCAGAAAGTCTGAACGGTGATTCAAGAAAACGCAAAAGTTATAAAGGCTCCAAAGTCGTTATCTGTGATGGGGCCCACATTTGTCCATTTTGCTTAGAACTGAGTCAAGCAACCGGTTCCCCTGTTCCTACTGGTGCAACTCTTGTAGTATGTCCAGCTCCAATATTGCCACAGTGGCATGCTGAAATAACTCG TCATACAAGTCCAGGTTCACTAAAAGTTGTTGTGTATGAAGGAGTAAAACCAAGTTCACTTTATAATAATACCACATCTGTTACGAAAATTGATGAACTGATTAATGCTGACATTGTGTTAACAACATATGATGTGCTGAAACAAGACTTATCTCATGATTCTGAAAGGAATATAGGGGATAGGCGACTTTTGAGATACCAGAAGAAGTACCCTGTGATTCCAACTTTTCTGACTCGAATATTCTGGTGGAGGATTTGTTTGGATGAGGCTCAAATGGTGGAGAGTAATGCTGCTGCTGCAACAGAAATGGCAATGCGCTTACCTTGTATGCATCGTTGGTGTGTTACAGGAACCCCAATACAAAGAAAGCTGGATGACTTATTTGGGCTCTTAAGGTTTCTTAAAGCAACTCCTTATGATGTTTTCAAGTGGTGGGTTGATGTTATTAGGAATCCTTATGAG ATGGGAGATGCAGGGGCTGTAGAATATACTCACAATCTCTTTAAACAAATAATGTGGAGATCCTCAAAATCACATGTTGCTGAAGAGTTGCACCTTCCTCCACAAGAAGAATGTCTCACTTGGCTATCCCTCACACCAATTGAAGAACACTTTTATCAGAGGCAACACGAGACCTGTCTCACATATGCTAGGGAAGTCATCCAAAGTTTCAAAAGTAGTATTCCTGAAGAAGAAGCTTCAGGAAATGATTCATCGGATTCTTTCCTTACACATGTGGAGGCTGCAAAACTTTTGAACTCCCTCTTGAAGCTAAGGCAAGCATGTTGTCATCCTCAAGTGGGAAGTTCAGGCGTACGTTCACTGCAGCAGTCTCCCATGACAATGGAGGAGATACTAATG GTTCTTGTAGGTAAGACTAAAGTAGAAGGGGAGGAAGCcctgaggaagttggttgttgcaTTGAATGGACTTGCAGGGATTGCTATTATTAAACAAGATTTTCCTCAAGCTATATCATTATATAAAGAAGCACTTGAATTAGCAGAAGAGCATTCAGAAGATTTCAGAGTTGACCCTCTGTTGAACATTCACATACATTATAATCTTGCTGAGATACTCCCTTTAACCACCAACTCTATACAAAAGTTTAATTCAGGTGAACAGAATCCTGGAAGTTGTGAAGGTAACATGTGCAAGACATGTGATGAGGATAGACCATTTTCTCTATCCAGTTGTACCAGTTACCAATCTTTGCAGATCACATGCAACAATTTAAAGCAAAAGTTTTTGTCTGTTTTCAATTCAAGATTGTCCATGGCTCAGCTGGAATTCAGGAAATCATATGACTTG GTTAGTAATGGACTTAAAGATAGAAGACACCAACATACTGCTTGGTGGGCTGAAGCCTTGCAATATATCGAGCAAAATAAAGATTCTTCAACTGATTTCATCAGAAAGATAGGAGATGCTGTCTCTGAGACTCTTAACACTTCTAGAACATCAAGACTCGCATCCCG GTTTCAGAGCATAActgctctcaagtatcatatcCAGAGTGGTCTGGAAAAATTGGAAGATTCTAGAAGGACTTTGCTGGATAGACTGTTGGAAGTTGACCAGAGCATGGAGAATCCAAGTATAGAGGATGTAGAACGTGTGAGATATTGTCCAAAATGCCAGGTCAATGGAGAGGGGCTCATATGTGTACACTGTGAACTAGATGAGTTATTTCAG GCATATGAGGCGAGGCTGTTTCGATTTAACAAAGGACATGGTGGAGGGGTGATTTCATCTGCTGACGAGGCGGTTGATTTAAGGAAAAAAGTGTCGGCTTTAAATCGGTTCTATTGGACTTTGTCACAGCCTGACAAAGCTCCACCACCATCAAGTAATGAAGATGAAGGGAAGAAAAGGGATGTTGGGGAGAAAGTTATG GTTTCTAAATCTCCTTCAGAGCTGGAAGTTGTTCTTGGTGTTATAAAGAGCTATTCGAAGGCTCAATTAGGTAAAGAAGCCATGTCAGCAGCCAGAAAGCATCTATCTCTTCTTGAG GGAATGCGTAAGGAGTATGGTCATGCAAGATCCTTGGCACTTGCTCAAGCTCAAGTGCTTAATGCTCATGATGAGATATCAATGGCAACATCACGATTACGCCTTAGAGAAAATGAGGATGATAAATCCATTGATGCTTTGAGTCTGGAAGAGCTAGAAACAGCAAACGTTGAAAATTCAAGTGAAAAGTTTGTTGCTTTATCCTCGTTATTGCGTGTGAAAGGGCAACTTCGGTATTTGAAGGGTTTGGTACAGTCAAAACAAACTGTTGATGATCCATCTCATGAAGTTATGATGAATTCTAATACTAATTTGGTGAAAGAGGGATTAGGCGATGACATGTGTCCTGTTTGTCAAGATAAGATCACCACTCAGAAGATGGTTTTTCAGTGTGGGCATCTTACATGTTGTAAAT GTTTTATTGGAATGAGTGAGAGGGGGATGAGTCAGGCTGATAAGAAATGGATGATGTGTCCAACATGTAGACAACCCACAGAATATGGGAACGTTGCTTTTGTTGATGATGAGCAAAAACCACCTGATGTTTCTGTTACTGCTTTTAAAACCTCAGAAGCTTCTGTGACTGTCAACGGTTCATATAGCACCAAG attcTAGCAGTCACAAGGAGAATACTGTGTATCGGTTCCACAAATCCAACAGACAAAATTCTTGTTTTCTCAAGTTGGAATGATGTTCTTGATGTACTGGAACATGCTTTTACAGCTAATGATATTAGTTTTATCAGAATGAAAGGAGGAAG GAAATCACAAGTTGCTATCAGTGAATTTAAAGGAGAGAAAGTTGATGTGAAAGATGGTGTgaataagaaaatgaaaatgaaaatgaagcAGAGAGAAAGAAATTCCATTCAAGTAATGCTGCTATTGATTCAGCATGGGGCGAATGGGCTTAATCTTTTGGAAGCACAACATGTTATTCTTGTAGAGCCGCTACTCAACCCCGCAGCAGAAGCACAAGCCATCAGCAGGGTCCACCGCATCGGACAGACCAAAAAGACACTCGTTCATCGTTTCATA GTGAAGGACACAGTGGAAGAAAGCTTATATAAACTGAATAAAAGCAGAGATGGTGGTTCGTTTATAAGCGGAAACAAAAGGAACCAAGATCAGCCTGTTTTCACACTCAAAGATGTTGAGTCTCTTTTCAAAGTTTCTCCATCAACAATCCAACAACAGAAAAACCAAGACAACAAAGATTCAGATTTAATGCATCTGCCGCCAGGTGTCGCCGCTGCTATAGCCGCCGAGAGGAGGCTCATGGACCAGACCAAACAAGTTGATGAAGCGGGGCGGGGCCCATCATAG
- the LOC128132485 gene encoding uncharacterized protein LOC128132485 codes for MALSKRGVRVGTNSCHLCSSGVDDTDHLFTGCSFAEDIWKWLCHWCGIPFRSFNNVSLLVEFAANWGHCPKKKRIFLVIVYGFLWCIWKARNENVFRSTCANAPKVVDNILALVFD; via the coding sequence ATGGCGTTGTCTAAAAGAGGTGTTCGTGTCGGGACTAACTCCTGTCATCTATGTTCCTCAGGGGTTGATGACACTGATCATTTATTCACGGGTTGCTCTTTTGCCGAAGATATTTGGAAATGGTTGTGCCATTGGTGCGGTATTCCCTTTCGATCGTTCAATAACGTCTCGTTGTTAGTGGAGTTTGCGGCTAATTGGGGTCATTGCCCAAAGAAAAAGAGAATTTTTCTGGTGATTGTTTATGGATTCCTATGGTGTATTTGGAAAGCGAGGAACGAAAATGTGTTTAGATCTACTTGTGCTAATGCTCCTAAGGTGGTGGATAAtattcttgctttggtgtttgatTAG